The following DNA comes from Terriglobia bacterium.
AAGAATATCCGCCAATACAATCCCAAAGCGACGGTGATCGACTGCGCCTCACCCATCTTCGTTCCTAATCCGGATCTCATCCTCGGCAAGACCGTGCTGGTCATTGAAGATGGCCCCACCCTGACGCATGGCGAGATGACCTACGGGGCCGGAATTGTGGCGGCGGAACGGTTTGGGGCAGCGGCCATTGTGGATCCGAGACCCTATGTCGTGGGCTCCATCGCCGAGACGTTCCAGAAGTATCCCAAGATAGGGACCCTGCTCCCCGCCATGGGTTACGGAAAGAAGCAAATCCACGAACTGGAGACCACCATTAACAAGGCCGACTGCGATCTGGTTCTGATTGCCACCCCCATCGACTTGGGCCGAATCCTCAAGATCAACAAACCCTCCATGCGGGTGACTTACGAATTGCAGGAGCTTGGAAAGCCCGATCTCGAGGATGCACTCAAAGGTATTTAATCCCGCGGAGGTCCGGCACAAAAAAGCACGAAAAGCCCGGAATTGTCTGATATCCTCCCACGGGTAGGAGGAGGGGTGATTCCCGTGCCTCCCGCGGCATCTGTCAACTAGTCCCTTTCTCACAGGAGAATTGAATCCTTGAAACACACCGACTTTATTTCCCTTCACGATTACAGCGCCAGAGAAATAGAGCAACTGTTCACGTTGGCTCTTCAGATCAAGCGGACGCCAAAGCGATACGCCAACATCCTCAAAGGCAAGACCCTTGCGATGATTTTCGAAAAACAATCGCTGCGGACCCGGGTGACTTTTGAGACTGGCATTTACCAGTTGGGGGGCCAGGGAATCTACCTCGCGCCGGCGGACATCAGCCTGCGCAAACGGGAGTCTGTCTTTGACGTGGGGAAGAACCTGGAACGCTGGTGTGATGGCATCATGATTCGAACCTTTGGTCACGACATTTGTACTGGACTGGCTGAAGCCGCCTCTATTCCTGTCATCAATGGATTGACCGATCTTGAACACCCGTGCCAGGCGCTGGCCGATTTCCTCACTATCCGGGAGCACAAGCGCCGGCTCAAGGGACTCAAGGTGGCGTTTGCGGGCGATGGGAACAACGTGGCGAATTCCCTGATGCAGGCTGGGGCGAAGACCGGAGCCCACGTCTGGGTGGCCTCCCCTAGCGGCTACGAACCGAAATCCGAAATGGTCGAACTGGCCCGCAAGGACAGCCGGGCGTCGAAGCTCGGCTCCAAGATCATGGTCACCAACGATCCGTTCGAGGCCGCCCACGACGCCGATGTCGTTTACACCGATGTTTGGGCCTCCATGGGCCAGGAGTCAGAAACGGAATCTCGAAAGAAAATTTTCTGGTCCTACCAGGTGAACAGCGAATTGATGGCCCATGCCAAACCCGATGCGCTCTTCCTGCATTGCCTCCCGGCCCATCGGGGTGAAGAGGTCACCGATGAGGTCATTGATTCTCCCCAGTCGGTGGTCTTCGACGAGGCCGAAAACCGCCTCCACGCCCAAAAGGCCATCCTGGTGACACTGATGAAATAGTCCAAAGTCCCAAGTCCAAAGTCCCAAGGTCCCAAGTCCAAGGTCCAAAGTCTTAACCCCAATTCCGGAGGACGAGAAGAAAGAGGTCAGAAGTCGGACGTTGGAGGTCGGAAGTCA
Coding sequences within:
- the argF gene encoding ornithine carbamoyltransferase — translated: MKHTDFISLHDYSAREIEQLFTLALQIKRTPKRYANILKGKTLAMIFEKQSLRTRVTFETGIYQLGGQGIYLAPADISLRKRESVFDVGKNLERWCDGIMIRTFGHDICTGLAEAASIPVINGLTDLEHPCQALADFLTIREHKRRLKGLKVAFAGDGNNVANSLMQAGAKTGAHVWVASPSGYEPKSEMVELARKDSRASKLGSKIMVTNDPFEAAHDADVVYTDVWASMGQESETESRKKIFWSYQVNSELMAHAKPDALFLHCLPAHRGEEVTDEVIDSPQSVVFDEAENRLHAQKAILVTLMK